The following proteins come from a genomic window of Acidobacteriota bacterium:
- a CDS encoding reductive dehalogenase produces the protein MGDGQKVEEFTRSSMGKISGVRWNKRRAGLPWWVEEIDSPRLAIDDKVYKRYDQSKNVLEAFERYIGEKKYKDLLRVQREVIAEHCRRELIGYRLEDRALEDASWLLERTGDLNKGFRSWKRMFVETPKERGVRRYEGSPEEAARLVKAAARYFGAATVGITLLDRRHIHARERGMDIVFEDVDEPYEEPGRKIVIPEKCKYAIALAIQMPYANIKRCPSVIGDVGTSLAYSRCEFLVGALAEFIRGLGYVAIPSVNDLGSSVAIAVDAGLGELGRNNLLITPEYGPMVRLAKVITDLPMACDKPISFGVLEFCKECKLCAEACPPKAISMKDEPDFEVVGEWNNPGHQAWFENGVSCYAYWHMSGSYCSLCLSVCPWTKKDTFFHSVVKATIAKTTLFNKFFILMDKLFYGKRRDPARWWRMNLPEYGIDSPKRKF, from the coding sequence ATGGGCGATGGACAGAAGGTAGAGGAGTTCACGAGAAGTTCGATGGGGAAGATCTCCGGGGTTCGATGGAATAAGAGGAGGGCTGGTCTTCCCTGGTGGGTGGAGGAGATCGATAGCCCCCGTCTCGCCATAGACGATAAGGTGTATAAGAGGTACGACCAGAGCAAGAATGTGCTCGAGGCGTTTGAGCGATACATCGGGGAGAAGAAGTATAAAGACCTTCTGCGAGTGCAGAGGGAGGTGATTGCCGAGCACTGCCGGAGGGAGCTAATAGGTTACCGTCTCGAAGATAGGGCGCTCGAAGATGCAAGCTGGCTCCTTGAGAGGACCGGTGATCTCAACAAGGGTTTTCGCTCCTGGAAGCGGATGTTCGTAGAAACGCCCAAGGAGCGCGGGGTTAGGCGATACGAGGGGAGCCCCGAGGAGGCAGCGCGACTGGTCAAAGCTGCTGCTCGCTACTTCGGCGCTGCCACCGTTGGAATAACCCTTCTTGACCGACGGCACATCCACGCCCGAGAGCGGGGAATGGACATCGTTTTCGAGGATGTGGATGAGCCGTACGAGGAGCCGGGAAGAAAGATCGTCATCCCGGAAAAATGTAAATACGCCATTGCCCTCGCCATTCAGATGCCCTACGCCAATATCAAGCGTTGTCCCTCGGTAATAGGGGATGTGGGAACCTCCCTTGCTTACAGCCGATGTGAGTTTCTGGTAGGCGCCCTGGCGGAGTTCATCCGAGGATTGGGCTATGTTGCCATTCCCAGCGTGAATGATCTTGGATCAAGCGTTGCCATTGCGGTCGATGCAGGATTGGGTGAGCTTGGAAGAAACAACCTCCTTATCACCCCGGAATACGGTCCGATGGTCCGGTTAGCCAAGGTGATCACCGATCTCCCAATGGCTTGCGATAAACCGATAAGCTTTGGCGTCCTCGAGTTCTGCAAAGAGTGCAAGCTATGTGCCGAAGCCTGCCCGCCAAAGGCGATCTCGATGAAGGATGAGCCCGACTTCGAGGTGGTAGGGGAGTGGAACAACCCAGGGCATCAGGCTTGGTTCGAAAACGGGGTTAGCTGTTATGCCTACTGGCATATGTCGGGCTCTTATTGTAGTCTTTGTCTTTCTGTCTGCCCCTGGACGAAGAAGGATACCTTTTTCCATTCGGTGGTTAAAGCGACCATCGCCAAGACGACCCTTTTCAACAAATTCTTCATCCTTATGGACAAGCTCTTCTACGGGAAGAGAAGGGATCCTGCCAGGTGGTGGCGGATGAACCTTCCCGAATATGGAATAGACAGCCCAAAGCGGAAGTTTTGA